The genomic window GAGATCGGCGCCAAGGAAGAAGTCGTCAAAGGCATCGGCGACTGGGCCACCGCCGCCGACCTGGCCCTGGAACGACAGATCACGTCCGCGCTCAACGATCGCACCGGCCTGCCGGTCCACGGCGAGGAGTTCGGCGGCCCCGACCTGCACACCGGCGTCACCTGGGTGCTCGACCCGATCGACGGCACCGCGAACTACACCGCCCGGATCCCGCTCACCGGCATCAGCCTGGCCCTGCTCGAGGACGGCCTCCCGGTCGTCGGGCTGATCCGCCTGCCGCTGGTCGGTGAGTCCTACCAGGCCGTGGCCGGCGGTCCGCTGATCCGCAACGGCGAGGCGATGCCGACGCTGGAGCCGGGCCGGGTCGAGGACGTCACGGTCACGCTCGGGAACGTCGCTCCGAAGGGCACGCACGGCGGCCCGACCCCGCGCTACCCGTTCCGCTACCGGATGGCGATGGCCAACGCGATCGCCCACACCGCGCTCCGGGTCCGGATGTTCGGGTCGTCGGCGGTGGAGCTGGCCTGGGCCTCGTCCGGAGCGATCGGCGCGACGCTGAACTTCGGCAACCACGCCTGGGACAACGCGGCCGGCGCGCTGCTGGTCGAGCGGGCCGGCGGGGTCCTCCGCGACATCGAGGGCAACCCGTGGAGCCTGCGGAGCACCTCGATCCTGGTCGGGCGCCCCGGGGTGGTCGAGGAACTCGTCGAGATGATCGGCGCGCTGGGAGAACCGGCCACGTTCGCCTGAACCCCTTGCGCGCACGGACGGCCCCTTGCATTCCGGGTCGGCAGGGTCGACCGTGTCTAAGCATGGAGATCTGGACGATCGAGGTTCTCGACGGCCAATTCTCGGCGGACGTGTGGTCCGCGTCGCACCGCGAGCACCTGGACGAGGCGGCGGTCACCCACGGGGCCAAGGACTGGCGATGGGTACGGCGGGACTGGGGGCTCATTCTCGAGCTCGAGTTCGCCGACGAGGCGGATTGGCTGCGCTTCCGAGCGACGCCGGCCGTGCAAGCCGCGCTCGACGCGGTTCCTGATCCGGTGAACGGGCTGTTCGTCTACAGCGGCCCGGGCGGCAGCAGCGGGGTCCGCTCCCCGCGCCGGCCCCGCCCGATCCCGGCGGCGGGCGCGGCCGAGATTCCGGTTCCGGTCGAGCCGCCGCTCCGTTCCGCGCCCGAGCCGATGCTGCGCCCACCCGCCAACGCGGTGGCGTAGCCACGCTCCGGACGACCGGTAAGCCGCGCGGATCGGCGACTTATCGGGGCTTCCCGGCGCCGCACAACCCCGGAAACCCGACGATCCGCGTTGGCCCTGCCCCGCGCCGGGCGCGCACCCGTGCGCGCGGCGCCTCGGGTCCGGTGACGGAGGGACGCGAGGCGCGCGCCGCGCGCCGGTGATGGACGCGCGGGCGCACCTGCGGTGGTTCGCCGGTACTCGTAGGAATTAAGCAGTTGTACGGCGGGCGGCCTCGGTGACCGCGGCGGCGACGGCGGGCGCGACCGACGGGTCGAAGACGCTCGGGACGATGACGCTGGGGTTGACCTTGTCGGCGCCGACGACGTTGGCGATCGCCTCGGCCGCGGCGAGCGCCATCGGGAGCGTGAACTCACGCGCCTGCGCGTCGAGCAGACCGCGGAAGACGCCCGGGAACGCGAGCACGTTGTTGATCTGGTTGGGCTCGTCCGAGCGGCCGGTCGCCACGACGGCGGCGTGCTCGCGCGCCTCGCGCGGGTCGACCTCCGGGTCGGGGTTCGCGAGTGCGAACACGATCGAGCGGTCGGCCATCGTCGCGATGTCGGCGCCGGTCAGCAGGTTCGGCGCGGAGACGCCGATGAAGACGTCGGACCCGGCCAGCGCGCCGGCCAGCGTGCCGGAGTAGCCGTCGCGGTTCGTGTGCTCGGCCAGCCACTGCATGCTCGGGTTCAGGCCCTGCGACCCGCGGTGCAGCGCGCCGTCGC from Cryptosporangium phraense includes these protein-coding regions:
- a CDS encoding inositol monophosphatase family protein, yielding MSLDESRLQELATLAAGVLDEVTPFFISEIGAKEEVVKGIGDWATAADLALERQITSALNDRTGLPVHGEEFGGPDLHTGVTWVLDPIDGTANYTARIPLTGISLALLEDGLPVVGLIRLPLVGESYQAVAGGPLIRNGEAMPTLEPGRVEDVTVTLGNVAPKGTHGGPTPRYPFRYRMAMANAIAHTALRVRMFGSSAVELAWASSGAIGATLNFGNHAWDNAAGALLVERAGGVLRDIEGNPWSLRSTSILVGRPGVVEELVEMIGALGEPATFA